A part of Winslowiella toletana genomic DNA contains:
- a CDS encoding phthiocerol/phthiodiolone dimycocerosyl transferase family protein — MENISHKESTLRALGALENYAWQSDTTSPKHFTMSAEVGGSTTLDEWSAALKKVQSRHPLINARVDTGKDGRLHFFHGQAIDIPLRIAHLNKIVSVENEIKREFSAPFGTGDVALLKAALLYSEDRCVIIITAHHAIADGKSLTHFIHDILETLTGTILPDLALLPSIEDACSLDTECAGDINMPVLAAEPVPYTERSLARLNISRQQLSPELSNRIRDRAKKENTTVHGALSAAFVMAFYKSPAWPDRPVRICTPIDARKYSGLDYGLSFMALFPTYHYEAGTSEDFWHIARAVTEDLDAYRKKSGMAALIELVEPLMNNHGLSEMIKFDRECSAADVLISNLGVLPFNKKIGNLTLESLWGPSVLLGTEGEQTIGVATINNCIHLIHTSYQPISDFLEHAKNALTVATGITELQVHG; from the coding sequence ATGGAAAATATATCACACAAAGAATCAACTCTTCGTGCTCTTGGTGCGCTTGAAAACTATGCATGGCAGAGCGACACTACCAGTCCTAAGCATTTTACGATGTCTGCTGAGGTGGGAGGCAGTACGACGTTAGATGAATGGTCAGCAGCGCTTAAAAAAGTTCAATCACGGCATCCACTGATCAACGCCAGAGTTGATACCGGCAAAGATGGTCGACTGCATTTTTTCCATGGCCAGGCTATCGACATCCCGCTGCGTATCGCTCACCTGAATAAAATCGTGTCTGTTGAAAATGAAATTAAAAGAGAATTCTCGGCGCCATTCGGCACAGGCGATGTTGCTTTGTTAAAAGCCGCACTTCTCTATAGTGAAGATCGCTGCGTTATTATTATCACCGCACACCATGCGATCGCCGATGGAAAGTCTCTGACACATTTTATTCATGATATTCTTGAGACGCTGACGGGAACGATTCTGCCTGACCTGGCTTTACTACCTTCAATTGAAGATGCATGTTCATTAGATACAGAATGTGCGGGTGACATCAATATGCCAGTGCTTGCTGCAGAGCCTGTCCCTTACACAGAAAGAAGCTTAGCCAGACTTAATATCTCGCGACAACAGCTTTCACCTGAGCTTTCCAACCGCATCCGGGATCGAGCTAAAAAGGAGAATACAACCGTTCACGGGGCGTTGTCAGCCGCTTTCGTTATGGCATTCTATAAATCACCTGCCTGGCCTGACAGACCCGTTCGTATCTGTACACCCATCGATGCGAGGAAATATTCTGGTCTGGACTATGGACTCAGTTTTATGGCGCTGTTTCCCACTTATCACTACGAAGCTGGAACCTCTGAGGACTTTTGGCATATTGCCCGAGCGGTTACTGAGGACCTTGACGCCTATCGAAAAAAATCCGGAATGGCGGCCTTGATCGAACTTGTTGAGCCATTAATGAATAATCATGGCCTCAGTGAAATGATCAAGTTTGACCGGGAATGCTCTGCTGCTGATGTTCTTATATCAAATCTGGGTGTGCTCCCATTTAATAAGAAAATTGGCAATTTAACTCTGGAATCCCTGTGGGGGCCGAGTGTTTTACTGGGTACTGAAGGTGAACAAACTATTGGTGTAGCAACGATCAATAATTGCATTCATCTGATTCATACTTCTTATCAACCAATTTCTGATTTTTTAGAGCATGCTAAAAATGCACTCACTGTAGCGACAGGTATTACGGAGCTCCAGGTGCACGGATGA
- the ychF gene encoding redox-regulated ATPase YchF, with product MGFKCGIVGLPNVGKSTLFNALTKAGIEAANFPFCTIEPNTGVVPMPDLRLDQLSAIVKPQRVVPTTMEFVDIAGLVKGASKGEGLGNQFLTNIRETEAIGHVVRCFENDNIIHVAGKVDPAEDIDVINTELALSDLDTCERALQRVQKKAKGGDKDAKTEQAALEKCLPHLSEAGMLRSLKLDADELAAIRYLSFLTLKPTMYIANVNEDGFENNPYLDQVRAIAEKEGSVVVAICAAVESDIAELDDADREEFMAELGLEEPGLNRVIRAGYALLNLQTYFTAGVKEVRAWTIPVGATAPQAAGKIHTDFEKGFIRAQTIAFDDFIAYKGEQGAKEAGKMRSEGKDYIVKDGDIMNFLFNV from the coding sequence ATGGGATTCAAATGCGGTATCGTGGGCCTGCCTAACGTGGGTAAATCCACTCTGTTCAATGCGTTGACCAAAGCGGGAATTGAAGCAGCGAACTTCCCGTTCTGCACCATTGAGCCGAATACCGGCGTGGTGCCAATGCCAGACTTACGTCTTGACCAGCTGTCGGCCATCGTTAAGCCACAGCGCGTGGTGCCGACTACCATGGAATTTGTTGATATCGCGGGTCTGGTAAAAGGCGCGTCAAAAGGCGAAGGCCTTGGCAACCAGTTCCTGACCAATATTCGTGAAACCGAAGCCATCGGCCATGTAGTGCGCTGCTTTGAAAACGACAATATTATCCACGTAGCGGGCAAAGTTGACCCGGCGGAAGATATTGACGTGATCAATACCGAGCTGGCGCTGTCGGATCTCGACACCTGTGAACGTGCATTGCAACGCGTCCAGAAGAAAGCGAAAGGCGGCGATAAAGACGCGAAAACCGAACAGGCTGCGCTGGAAAAATGTCTGCCGCATCTGTCCGAAGCGGGCATGCTGCGTTCACTGAAACTGGATGCTGACGAACTGGCCGCTATCCGTTACCTGAGCTTCCTGACGCTGAAGCCGACCATGTATATCGCTAACGTCAACGAAGACGGTTTTGAAAATAACCCGTACCTCGATCAGGTGCGTGCGATTGCAGAGAAAGAAGGTTCAGTCGTGGTGGCGATTTGCGCCGCAGTGGAATCAGATATCGCTGAACTGGATGATGCAGACCGTGAAGAGTTTATGGCGGAGCTGGGTCTGGAAGAGCCAGGCCTGAACCGCGTGATTCGCGCCGGTTATGCGCTGCTGAACTTGCAGACTTACTTCACCGCAGGTGTGAAAGAAGTGCGTGCCTGGACCATTCCGGTTGGCGCCACTGCCCCGCAGGCGGCCGGTAAAATCCATACCGATTTCGAAAAAGGCTTTATCCGCGCGCAGACCATCGCTTTTGATGACTTTATCGCCTATAAGGGCGAGCAAGGCGCGAAAGAAGCCGGCAAAATGCGTTCAGAAGGGAAAGATTATATCGTTAAAGATGGCGATATCATGAATTTCCTGTTCAACGTCTGA
- a CDS encoding SulP family inorganic anion transporter has translation MFNLNLRAADVKNDVLAGSVVAVALIPEATAFSLLAGLSPTIGLHTAFILGLVTAFFGGKPGMISGAAGSIVVVLISLINQHGYEYVLLASILAGVLQVAIGVLRLGKFIRLVPQPAIFGFVNGLAIVIMLAQLPMIKDQGPMMYALVALAMLIVWLFPKFSKIIPGSLAALIAISAIAIGFHLDTKRVGDLADISGSLPMFHLPDAPLSWETLKIVLPYSVIIALVGLIESLLTLAVLDEMGSKKGAGNKECVAQGIGNTLCGFFGSFAGCAMIGQSIINFTSGGRGRISNAVGAILLILFVVSLSQYIALLPVAALAGIMFVVCIKTFEWSSIRRLKRMPKADAVVMIAVTLVTIFTDLAMAVICGVIISALVFAWQHARITILHQQQEGDSKTYQLEGPLFFGSASAFAELFTVENDPQNVVIDFARTRVMDSSGVEAIDKLSARYQQAGKSLRLRHLSEDCISLLRKAGPYCMHELDDPNYKVAADDA, from the coding sequence ATGTTTAACCTGAATCTCAGGGCCGCCGACGTCAAAAATGATGTGCTGGCAGGCTCTGTTGTCGCCGTGGCGCTGATCCCGGAAGCCACCGCCTTTTCGCTGCTGGCGGGCCTTTCGCCGACTATCGGCCTGCATACCGCCTTTATTCTCGGTCTGGTCACCGCATTTTTCGGCGGAAAACCCGGGATGATTTCAGGCGCTGCAGGATCAATTGTTGTGGTGTTAATCAGCCTGATTAATCAGCATGGTTATGAGTATGTGCTGCTGGCCTCGATTCTGGCCGGGGTGTTGCAGGTGGCGATTGGCGTCCTGCGGCTGGGTAAATTTATTCGCCTGGTGCCGCAACCGGCGATATTTGGTTTTGTGAACGGGCTGGCGATTGTGATTATGCTGGCGCAGCTGCCGATGATTAAAGATCAGGGACCGATGATGTACGCGCTGGTGGCGCTGGCGATGCTGATTGTCTGGCTGTTTCCTAAATTCAGCAAAATTATCCCCGGTTCACTGGCGGCGCTGATTGCGATTAGCGCCATTGCCATCGGTTTCCATCTCGATACTAAACGCGTCGGCGATCTGGCGGATATTTCCGGTAGTTTACCGATGTTCCATCTGCCGGATGCGCCGTTAAGCTGGGAAACGCTGAAAATTGTTCTGCCTTATTCGGTAATTATTGCGCTGGTCGGGCTGATTGAGTCGCTGCTTACGCTGGCGGTGCTTGATGAGATGGGCAGTAAGAAGGGCGCAGGTAATAAAGAGTGTGTGGCGCAGGGTATCGGCAATACTCTCTGCGGCTTCTTTGGCAGCTTCGCTGGCTGCGCGATGATAGGCCAGTCGATTATCAACTTTACCTCTGGCGGACGCGGGCGCATTTCCAATGCGGTCGGCGCCATTCTGCTGATTCTGTTTGTTGTCAGCCTGTCGCAATACATTGCGCTGCTGCCGGTGGCGGCGCTGGCGGGGATTATGTTTGTGGTCTGCATTAAGACTTTCGAATGGAGTTCGATTCGCCGTCTGAAGCGAATGCCAAAAGCCGATGCGGTGGTGATGATTGCCGTGACGCTGGTGACGATTTTTACCGACCTGGCGATGGCGGTGATTTGCGGGGTGATTATCTCGGCGCTGGTGTTTGCCTGGCAGCATGCGCGGATTACCATTCTGCACCAGCAGCAAGAGGGTGACAGCAAAACGTATCAGCTGGAAGGGCCGCTGTTTTTCGGTTCCGCCAGTGCTTTTGCTGAGTTGTTTACTGTGGAAAACGATCCGCAAAATGTGGTGATTGATTTTGCCCGTACCCGGGTAATGGATTCCAGCGGTGTGGAAGCCATTGATAAACTCAGTGCGCGCTACCAGCAGGCAGGGAAAAGCTTGCGCTTACGCCATCTGAGTGAGGATTGTATCAGTCTGCTGCGTAAGGCCGGGCCTTATTGCATGCATGAACTGGACGATCCGAATTATAAGGTGGCTGCCGACGACGCCTGA
- the pth gene encoding aminoacyl-tRNA hydrolase yields MSSIKLIVGLANPGAEYAATRHNAGAWYVDLLAERHNQSLKEESKFYGYTARLNIGGEDVRLLVPTTFMNLSGKAVAAMATFYRITPEEILVAHDELDLPPGVAKFKQGGGHGGHNGLKDIISKLGNSQDFHRLRIGIGHPGDRNKVVGFVLGKPQAAEQKLIDDAVDEAVRCTEVWLKEDRLKAMNRLHTFKAE; encoded by the coding sequence GTGAGCAGCATTAAACTGATTGTTGGCCTTGCCAACCCTGGCGCTGAATACGCCGCAACCCGCCATAACGCAGGCGCCTGGTACGTCGACCTGCTGGCTGAGCGTCACAATCAGTCGCTAAAAGAAGAGAGCAAATTTTACGGCTACACTGCGCGCCTGAATATCGGCGGTGAAGATGTGCGCCTGCTGGTGCCAACCACCTTTATGAATCTGAGTGGCAAAGCGGTAGCGGCTATGGCGACCTTTTATCGTATTACGCCAGAAGAGATTCTGGTGGCGCATGATGAACTGGATCTGCCGCCGGGTGTGGCGAAGTTTAAACAGGGTGGCGGCCACGGTGGCCATAATGGCTTAAAAGATATTATCAGCAAGCTGGGCAACAGCCAGGATTTCCACCGTTTACGTATCGGCATCGGTCATCCGGGCGATCGTAATAAAGTGGTGGGTTTTGTGCTGGGCAAACCGCAGGCCGCGGAGCAGAAGCTGATTGATGATGCCGTCGATGAAGCCGTGCGCTGCACCGAAGTGTGGCTGAAAGAAGATCGCCTGAAGGCGATGAACCGCCTGCATACCTTTAAAGCCGAATAA
- the ychH gene encoding stress-induced protein YchH, whose product MKRKHASFAGNGLMILGLLTMVVGVGYSILNQLPQLHLPQYMAHGAIFSIFIGALLWLAGASLSGREKVADRYYWLRHCGDKRCRRDSHRHS is encoded by the coding sequence ATGAAACGTAAACACGCGAGTTTTGCCGGGAATGGCCTGATGATACTGGGCTTGCTCACCATGGTGGTTGGCGTGGGTTACTCCATTCTGAACCAGCTGCCACAGCTGCATCTACCGCAGTATATGGCGCATGGCGCAATATTCAGCATCTTTATTGGCGCGTTGCTGTGGCTGGCGGGAGCAAGCCTGAGCGGGCGGGAAAAAGTCGCCGACCGCTATTACTGGCTGCGTCACTGTGGCGACAAACGTTGCCGTCGTGACAGCCATCGCCATTCATAG
- a CDS encoding MFS transporter has protein sequence MSTLIIEQTSPRWTLLAVCTAAMILPLSFTGGVIATPAIAQELGGSPLALSWITNAFMLTFGSLLMAAGSLADHLGRKRLFLSGVGLFTLTSLIIGLAPNVLILDLLRALQGIAAACALAGGAAALADSWSGAAQARAFSLLGTSFGVGIAGGPVVAGLLIDHGGWRSVFLLPALLGGTAALISYWRMRESRASQRTVIDTGGIITFSLALTAFTWGILQFSEDGWRHPLVIALLACALLFSLLFMVIELKSRQPMLDLTLFRYRRFLGIQLLPIATCYCFVVLLALLPVRFMGIDGYSTLTTGLLMLPISAPILVVPSLAVTLTRWFSPATLASSGLVIAAGGLLLLSQLDSSTDLPLQLLAMLIIGCGSGLPWGLMDGLSVSVVPEERAGMATGIFSTIRVAGEGVALALVTSLLTVLIAAPLTALLPEESARHAAQYLAAGYLTVVAHSLQLPVAALQQIWLQAFNQLLLLLMAITLLCALLVQISLRHKVSQ, from the coding sequence ATGAGCACGCTTATTATTGAACAGACCAGCCCGCGCTGGACCTTACTGGCGGTTTGCACTGCCGCGATGATCCTGCCACTCAGCTTTACCGGAGGCGTGATTGCGACTCCGGCGATTGCACAGGAGTTAGGTGGTTCGCCGCTGGCGCTTAGCTGGATCACCAATGCTTTCATGCTGACTTTTGGCAGCCTGCTGATGGCCGCCGGTTCACTGGCAGACCATCTGGGACGAAAACGCCTGTTCCTCAGTGGCGTGGGACTCTTTACCCTGACTTCACTGATCATTGGTCTGGCGCCGAATGTGTTAATCCTCGACTTACTGCGCGCCCTGCAAGGCATAGCCGCCGCCTGCGCGCTGGCAGGTGGTGCGGCAGCGCTGGCCGATAGCTGGAGCGGCGCGGCGCAGGCACGCGCCTTCAGCCTGCTGGGAACCAGCTTCGGCGTCGGCATTGCCGGTGGCCCGGTGGTCGCGGGATTACTGATCGATCATGGCGGCTGGCGCAGCGTGTTTCTGCTACCCGCATTGCTGGGCGGCACTGCTGCGTTAATCAGTTACTGGCGGATGCGCGAATCGCGCGCCTCACAACGTACCGTGATCGATACTGGCGGCATTATCACCTTCAGCCTGGCGCTGACCGCCTTTACCTGGGGCATCCTGCAGTTCAGCGAAGACGGCTGGCGCCATCCGCTGGTGATCGCCCTGCTCGCCTGTGCCCTGCTGTTTTCCCTGCTGTTTATGGTTATCGAACTGAAAAGTCGTCAGCCAATGCTGGATCTGACGCTGTTTCGCTATCGCCGTTTTCTTGGCATCCAGCTGCTGCCGATCGCCACCTGCTACTGCTTTGTCGTGTTACTGGCGCTGCTGCCGGTACGATTTATGGGGATTGATGGCTACAGCACGCTGACTACCGGACTGTTGATGCTGCCGATTTCAGCGCCGATCCTCGTGGTGCCGAGCCTGGCCGTAACCCTGACCCGCTGGTTTTCCCCTGCCACGCTGGCCAGCAGCGGCCTGGTGATTGCTGCCGGCGGTCTGTTATTGCTGAGTCAGCTGGATAGCAGCACGGATCTGCCGCTGCAACTGCTGGCGATGCTGATTATTGGTTGCGGTAGTGGTCTGCCATGGGGTCTGATGGATGGTTTGTCGGTTAGTGTGGTGCCGGAAGAGCGCGCCGGAATGGCGACCGGTATTTTCAGCACCATCCGCGTGGCGGGAGAAGGCGTGGCGCTGGCACTGGTGACCAGCCTGTTAACGGTACTGATAGCCGCCCCGCTGACAGCGTTACTGCCGGAGGAGAGCGCCCGCCACGCAGCGCAGTACCTCGCTGCGGGCTATCTGACGGTAGTCGCACATTCGCTACAGCTACCGGTTGCCGCGCTGCAACAGATCTGGCTACAGGCGTTTAATCAGTTACTGTTGCTGTTAATGGCGATTACCCTGCTGTGCGCGCTGCTGGTGCAGATTAGTCTGCGCCATAAAGTTTCACAGTAA